In the genome of Staphylococcus durrellii, one region contains:
- the rpsN gene encoding 30S ribosomal protein S14 — protein sequence MAKKSKIAKEQKREALVNQYYELRKELKAKGDYEALRKLPRDSSPTRLTRRCKVTGRPRGVLRKFEMSRIAFREHAHKGQIPGVKKSSW from the coding sequence ATGGCTAAAAAATCAAAAATAGCTAAAGAACAAAAACGAGAAGCACTCGTTAATCAATATTATGAATTACGTAAAGAGCTTAAAGCTAAGGGTGATTATGAAGCTTTACGCAAATTACCAAGAGATTCTTCACCAACTAGGTTAACACGTCGTTGTAAAGTAACAGGTAGACCGAGAGGCGTATTAAGAAAATTTGAAATGTCTAGAATTGCTTTTCGAGAACATGCTCATAAAGGTCAAATTCCAGGTGTTAAAAAATCAAGTTGGTAA